A DNA window from Primulina tabacum isolate GXHZ01 chromosome 12, ASM2559414v2, whole genome shotgun sequence contains the following coding sequences:
- the LOC142520196 gene encoding uncharacterized protein LOC142520196, whose amino-acid sequence MAKAFLIKYFPPSKTMKLRADITTFAQFDQESLYEAWERFKDLLRRCPHHELPLGLVVQTFYYGLLTPNRTMIDDAACGNLLRKTAEEGYELLEEMAASSYHPQSERNNRRKSAGVHQVTDFSAITAQFDALNRKLDSLNVGGTAMRLQEIFCDNCGGEHYAKDCQDDNPFYVQEGAPINQVGVQNRPRNDPYSNKYNPGWRQHPNFSWGGQNKEDNHMGNNRCTALCDLGASINLMPLSVLRKLGLGEPKPTRMSLQLADRSVKYPRGLIEDVLVKVDKFIFPVDFVVLDMEEDIEMPLILGRPFLATGKALIDVQEGKLRLRVGEEEITFDVFNAFKHTLHSDNCYRIDAVDALVSDYVQDALGDPLEATLTTELEDDDLDEEKAEIVAYFNANPPWRRPMRMKLEDLGER is encoded by the exons ATGGCGAAAGCATTTCTCATCAAATACTTCCCTCCCTCCaagaccatgaagctgcgggCAGACATTACAACATTTGCTCAATTCGATCAGGAatctttatatgaggcatgggaacgctTCAAGGATCTACTACGAAGATGCCCACATCACGAGTTACCACTTGGGTTAGTCGTTCAAACATTTTATTACGGTTTGCTTACTCCTaaccgtactatgatagatgatGCTGCTTGTGGAAACCTGTTGAGAAAAACCGCGGAGGAAGGATATGAATTGttagaggagatggctgctagcagctatcacccTCAATCTGAAAGAAACAACCGGCGGAAGagtgcaggagttcaccaggtaactgatTTTTCTGCTATTACTGCACAATTTGATGCTTTAAACAGGAAACTAGACAGCTTGAATGTGGGTGGCACGGCGatgcgtcttcaagagatattctGTGACAATTGTGGAGGGGAACACTATGCGAAGGACTGTCAAGATGACAATCCATTTTATGTGCAAGAAGGGGCACCAATAAATCAAGTAGGGGTCCAAAACCGCCCAAGGAATGACCCGTATTCGAACAAATACAATCCGGGATGGAGGCAACACCCAAACTTCTCCTGGGGTGGTCAAAACAAGGAGGACAATCATATGGGAAACAACCGATGTACAG cgttatgtgatcttggtgcaagtATTAACCTGATGCCTCTTTCTGTGTTAAGGAAACTTGGATTGGGAGAACCTAAGCCGACGCGGATGTCCTTACAACTAGCTGACAGATCCGTCAAGTACCCCCGCGGATTGATTGAGGATGTACTAGTGAAAGTGGACAAATTTATTTTCCCTGTGGAttttgtggtacttgacatggaggaagacATAGAGATGCCCTTGATTCTTGGGAGACCATTCCTTGCGACTGGCAAGGCCCTGATTGATgttcaagaagggaagttgagattaaGAGTGGGCGAGGAAGAGATcacttttgatgtttttaatgcatttaagcacacactgcactCTGATAATTGTTATAGAATTGATGCTGTTGATGCTCTCGTTTCTGACTATGTGCAAGATGCTCTTGGGGACCCTTTGGAAGCCACCCTCACAACTGAATTGGAGGATGACGACTTGGACGAAGAAAAAGCTGAAATAGTAGCATACTTCAATGCCAACCCTCCATGGAGAAGGCCGATGAGGATGAAACTGGAAGATCTGGGAGAGCGCTGA
- the LOC142520577 gene encoding U-box domain-containing protein 45, producing the protein MEEEEEEAMLNKEEEEDEEEDYNIVKFQNSPLRNRAIMVDEVAWRLKNGDLMMRIEAAKEVRKMVRKSSNYNSKSAVRCRFAASGAIEPLVSMLNNRFPLSAREAALLALLNLAARNLRNKTRIVSLGAVPPLVEILKCQTGNFRELAGAAILALSSAASNKPAIAASGAASLLVQVLCSGSVQGKVDAVTALYNLSISEEGPKLIVDVKAVPPLIHLLKECKKYSKFAEKTTFLLEIISSSEEGRMAITNVDGGILTLVETVEDGSSISMEHAVGALLSLCESCRDKYRELILNEGAIPGLLRLTAEGTSVAQERARTLLDLLRYSPPESRLTSSELERIVYDFAAHVDGTDKAVETAKRLLQGIVQKSMELSFSRVKIRASSCTSSKIQST; encoded by the exons atggaggaggaggaggaggaggcaATGCTCAACAAGGAGGAAGAAGAAGACGAGGAAGAAGATTACAATATTGTCAAATTCCAGAATTCGCCGCTCAGAAATCGGGCGATAATGGTGGACGAGGTTGCTTGGAGGCTCAAGAATGGAGATCTGATGATGAGAATTGAGGCGGCCAAAGAAGTCAGGAAGATGGTGAGAAAGTCCTCCAATTACAACTCCAAGTCCGCTGTGCGCTGCCGCTTCGCCGCTTCCGGGGCGATTGAGCCGCTCGTCTCTATGCTCAACAATCGGTTCCCTCTATCCGCTCGCGAGGCTGCTCTGCTCGCGCTTCTCAATCTCGCCGCTCGTAATTTGAG AAACAAGACCAGGATAGTATCGTTGGGTGCTGTTCCACCTCTTGTGGAGATCCTCAAATGTCAAACTGGCAATTTTAGAGAATTAGCAGGTGCGGCGATTCTGGCGCTGTCATCTGCTGCATCAAATAAACCAGCAATAGCTGCTTCTGGGGCTGCTTCTTTACTTGTGCAAGTCCTTTGCTCTGGAAGTGTGCAAGGAAAAGTTGATGCAGTAACGGCCCTGTACAATCTTTCAATCTCCGAAGAGGGGCCAAAGCTGATTGTTGATGTTAAAGCAGTTCCCCCTCTGATACACCTACTAAAGGAGTGCAAGAAGTACTCCAAGTTCGCGGAGAAAACTACTTTCCTACTTGAGATCATCTCTAGTTCCGAGGAGGGAAGAATGGCAATTACCAACGTAGATGGTGGGATTTTAACTTTAGTCGAAACTGTCGAAGATGGATCCTCTATTAGCATGGAACACGCAGTTGGAGCTTTACTATCCTTGTGCGAAAGCTGCCGTGATAAATATAGGGAGCTTATTCTAAATGAAGGTGCGATACCCGGTCTTCTACGTTTAACAGCAGAGGGGACTTCAGTAGCTCAAGAGAGAGCTCGAACTCTTTTGGATTTGCTTAGGTATTCACCTCCCGAAAGTAGATTGACCTCCTCTGAGTTGGAGAGGATTGTTTACGACTTTGCTGCGCATGTTGATGGAACAGATAAAGCCGTCGAGACTGCCAAGAGACTATTACAAGGCATAGTTCAAAAGAGCATGGAGCTCAGCTTCAGCCGTGTAAAGATCCGGGCTTCATCTTGCACCTCATCAAAGATTCAATCTACTTGA